The Corynebacterium callunae DSM 20147 genomic sequence GGCATTGCCATCCTCCCCCAGGATGTGCCTGCTGAGATCGCTGCAGAGACTATCGCCAATGTGAAAAAGGCTGATCTGGTTTTTGATACCCCAATTACCGTCAAGCCACACCACACTGTGGGATACACCCGGAATCTGCTGCACAAGCGCGCACACGGTGCTGCCATTGTGCTTGAAGGCGATAAGCCAGTTGGCCTGGTTACCGATAAAGACCTCGAGGGTGCAGATAACTTTACCCAGGTAGGAACCCTGATGAGCACCTCCCTGCTCACCTTGCCTGATGATATTTCCCCCGAAGAGGCCTTCGGAATTTTGCATGATGCCAGCCGTAAGCTCGCCCCTGTAGTGGCAGCCGATGGCACCCTGCGCGGCATTCTTACCCGCGCTGGAGCACTGCGCGCCACCATGTACACCCCAGCAGTTGATGCACAGGGTCGTCTGCGTGTGGGCGCTGCAATCGGCATTAATGGTGACATTGAAGGCCGCACCAAGACGCTGCTCGACGCCGGTGCCGATGTGCTCGTTGTTGATACTGCGCACGGCCACCAAAGCACCATGATTGAAGCTCTAAAGCGCATTCGTGCCATGGGTGTTGACGTGCCAATCGTCGCCGGAAATGTGGTCACCGCTGCTGGTGTGCGTGACCTAGTGGAAGCCGGTGCTGACATCATCAAGGTCGGCGTGGGACCAGGCGCAATGTGTACTACCCGAATGCAAACCGGTGTGGGCCGCCCACAGTTCTCCGCAGTGTTGGAATGTGCTGCCGAAGCCCGCAAACTGGGCGCCCATGTCTGGGCCGACGGCGGTGTCCGCGATCCGCGCGATGTTGCCTTGGCACTAGCTGCCGGCGCTTCCAATGTGATGGTCGGATCTTGGTTCTCCGGAACTTATGAATCCCCTGGTGACCTGCGCTTCGAATCCGATGGACGCATGTACAAAGAGTCCTTTGGTATGGCTTCACGTCGCGCTGTGGAAAACCGCAATCAGAAGGTCGAGGCCTTTGAAAAGGCTCGTCGCGCCATGTTTGAAGAGGGCATTTCCACCGCTCGCATTTACATTGATAAGCGCCATGGCGGTGTGGAAGACCTGGTAGACAAGATCATCTCAGGTGTGCGTTCTTCCTTCACCTACGCCGGTGCAGATTCCATTGATACCTTCTTTGAGCGTGCCACCGTTGGCGTGCAGTCCACTGAAGGTTATGCCGAGGGCAAGCCACGTTCTTCTAGGTAATTTGCCACAACATAACTAAAGGGAGGTTGGACATTTGTCCAACCTCCCTTTGTGCTGAGAAAACCGCACATTGCATCAGTTTTGCGTCGAAAAGCAGCTTTTAAAAGCTTTTAAGCAGCGTGCTCTTCTACCTCAATGCGGGTAACAAAGAGCGAGGTTACCAAGGAAATCAGGGCGATAATTGCGGCTGCAATAAACGCCACGCGGGTACCGGCTGCAACAGCATCAGCTTGCGCGGTGCCACCCTGAACCGCGAGGGCGGTGCCAAAGGAAAGAGCGGCAATCATAATGGCGGTACCAGCGGCACCAGCCAATTGCTGCAGGGTATTCATGATGGCAGAGCCGTGACCATAGAGGTTCTTGGGCAGTGCGCCCAAGGCAGTGGTCATCAGCGGGGTCATCATCAAACACATGCCGATGGAGAAAAGCACATGCAGTGCCACAACCATCCACACTGGAGTTTGGCCATTAAGGAAGGTCAGCGCGGCAGCGGCGACAACAAGCGCTACGGCACCTGGAATCAACAGCGGACGGGGACCAACCTTGTCATAAAAACGACCGATGAAGGGAGAAATTAAGCCCTGCATCAAACCACCTGGCATCACTACCAGGCCAGTGACCAGCGCAGATACTCCCAGGGAATTCTGCAGGTAAATCGGCAGCACCATAACGGTTCCGAGCATCGCGCCAAAGGCCAAAAGAATGGAAGCCAAGGAGAAGGAGAAGTTGCGAATCTTGAAAGGCCGCAGATCCATCAAAGCGCGGTTTTGTTTGCCCAGCTGGATTTGACGCCATCCAAAAACCAGCAGTGCCACAACGCCGACTAGCAGCGCGATGATGCCAGTAGTGCCCTCGCCCTCCAGGATTGCGCCGATGGAGCTGAGTCCATAAACCAAGCCACCAAAGGCAAAAACAGAAAGGACCACTGAAAGAATATCCAGCGGAGTAATCTTGGTTTCGCCAATGTTTTTAATAAAGAAGAAACCGATAATTAGTGCAGCTGCAACAATGGGCACCATGACCCAAAACAGCCAGTGCCAGGTCAAAGAGTTAAGAATAAAGCCTGACAGTGTTGGTCCAAGTGCTGGTGCCACGGAAATCACGATGGAAATAATGCCCATCATGGAGCCGCGTCGCTCAGCTGGGACCACAGTCAAAGTTACTGTCATCAGCAGTGGCATAACCAGCGCCGTTCCCACCGCTTGAATAATGCGGGCAATAAGAAGGACTGCAAAAGTTGGCGCTAAGGCTGCTGTAATCGTTCCTACCAGGAAGAACAGCAGCGCAGTAACAAAGATCATCTTGGTGCTGAAACGATCCAGCAGATAACCGGTGGTTGGAATAACCACTGCCATGGTGAGCATAAAACCAGTGGTTAACCACTGTGCGGTGGTTTCAGGAACCGCAAAATCTTCCATAATCGATGGCAGCGCCACTGAAAGAATAGTCTCATTGAGGATCATGATCATCGCGGAGACAACAAGAATAGCTAGGACAACAACGACCTCCCGCGGCAGCTTTGTGGGCTGCGGGGAGGTCTGATTATTAATTTGGGATTCCATTTAAGGGAAACAAGCCTTTCGGCAAATAAAGTATGGGAAAACTAGATAATCGTGCCACAGCTTGCTCCCCTTGGCAATAAATACCGCGCTTTTCGACGAAAAGACGATGCCTGATGTGGTGCTTCCTGCTCAACCACTTTCGTACGCTGAGGTGCCTGGATAAATAGCGCAGCAACCAGCGCAATAGCAGCCAAAATGCCACCGGCAATAAATGATGCACTAGTACCATCCGCTTGGGCTGCAGCCATCGACGTGGCAGATGAATTCTTCGCACCAATGGTCATCGCTGCAATGAGGATCGCTGTTCCGGCGGCGCCACCCAGCTGCTGCAAGGTATTCACGATTGCCGATCCATGTCCATAAAGATGCTTGGGCAATACGGAGAGGGAAAGAGTCATCATTGGAGTCATCACCAGGGCCATGCCAATGCCAAAGAGCACGTACATTGCGATAACAGTCCACACTGTGGTGTTTTCACTCAGGCCAAAATGCATCCAGATTTGGGAAGCCAAGAGAATGAGGGCACCGGGAAT encodes the following:
- a CDS encoding GuaB1 family IMP dehydrogenase-related protein; its protein translation is MRFLNDSPAPYELTYSDVFMVPSRSDVGSRMSVNLRTNDGTGTTIPLVVANMTAVAGRRMAETIARRGGIAILPQDVPAEIAAETIANVKKADLVFDTPITVKPHHTVGYTRNLLHKRAHGAAIVLEGDKPVGLVTDKDLEGADNFTQVGTLMSTSLLTLPDDISPEEAFGILHDASRKLAPVVAADGTLRGILTRAGALRATMYTPAVDAQGRLRVGAAIGINGDIEGRTKTLLDAGADVLVVDTAHGHQSTMIEALKRIRAMGVDVPIVAGNVVTAAGVRDLVEAGADIIKVGVGPGAMCTTRMQTGVGRPQFSAVLECAAEARKLGAHVWADGGVRDPRDVALALAAGASNVMVGSWFSGTYESPGDLRFESDGRMYKESFGMASRRAVENRNQKVEAFEKARRAMFEEGISTARIYIDKRHGGVEDLVDKIISGVRSSFTYAGADSIDTFFERATVGVQSTEGYAEGKPRSSR
- a CDS encoding MDR family MFS transporter; its protein translation is MESQINNQTSPQPTKLPREVVVVLAILVVSAMIMILNETILSVALPSIMEDFAVPETTAQWLTTGFMLTMAVVIPTTGYLLDRFSTKMIFVTALLFFLVGTITAALAPTFAVLLIARIIQAVGTALVMPLLMTVTLTVVPAERRGSMMGIISIVISVAPALGPTLSGFILNSLTWHWLFWVMVPIVAAALIIGFFFIKNIGETKITPLDILSVVLSVFAFGGLVYGLSSIGAILEGEGTTGIIALLVGVVALLVFGWRQIQLGKQNRALMDLRPFKIRNFSFSLASILLAFGAMLGTVMVLPIYLQNSLGVSALVTGLVVMPGGLMQGLISPFIGRFYDKVGPRPLLIPGAVALVVAAAALTFLNGQTPVWMVVALHVLFSIGMCLMMTPLMTTALGALPKNLYGHGSAIMNTLQQLAGAAGTAIMIAALSFGTALAVQGGTAQADAVAAGTRVAFIAAAIIALISLVTSLFVTRIEVEEHAA